A part of Acipenser ruthenus chromosome 12, fAciRut3.2 maternal haplotype, whole genome shotgun sequence genomic DNA contains:
- the LOC117417083 gene encoding rho GTPase-activating protein 29-like isoform X1 — protein sequence MLRQNNNSGGNKLTLGIARLSNSHFFPVTATTGSQGMSRSTKSNSLSSISLSSDCQDSPGVDPDYIMQLVSDVRRFADVLLHLKEAFHAEENQDCLHQVVHERLGDLLRVLKAVISKHQTLNSVDILGAAGTVIAKVKGVNFKEVNEDNKREIFSSIDTLAFTFGNVVSDFLMGDVDSGSALGLPQTRRSRSFENLSVESGGLLAEKDDLQGHLRAEEVDNVLLKNDSGIESALLYAKAWSKYTKDVLSWVEKRLSLDMECAKNFVKMAESAKALVGQQEHMPFREIYTSAFQNDIEYSQLLLQTATALQTNKFIQPLLARRNELDKLRKEIKEQWQREQKKMQEADSALRKAKLLNDQRHEEYEKAKSATIRAEEEQLGLSGGLTKDGSKVLEKRRRLEEEALQKADEASEQHKNCKADSIEKRINLENVKSEILTQLRELVFQCDLTLKAVTVNLFQMQQGQVVSLPVNYQSLCESAKLYEPGQRYSEFVKSLPKDESLLESFTFETQMSQTEGLQFGKRTMNSAHSSHGNLSQMSVTSGDFQSVDDVDSPVHMRTGKMGEMRSNSSTDIQALRGQGPFRAWPTGSQGGGMCSDSESAGGSSESRSMDSPTASPGDFKRRLPRTPSTGTMSSADDLDEREPPSPSDNGINEMTSEMASSPGPFRNALLSKAAQTHKLRKLRAPSKCRECDSLVVFQGAECEECSLACHKKCLETLAIQCGHKKLHGRLHLFGVDFALATKNNPDGIPFIIKKCTSEIENRALNIKGIYRVNGAKSRVEKLCQAFENGKDLVELSDLYPHDISNVLKLYLRQLPEPLILFRHYNEFIGLAKESQQVNTEEVDGPGTEKPHLSIELNRIIFKIRDVLKQLPRAHYNTLQFLIRHLCRVAEKQEENKMTASNLGIIFGPTLIKPRQTDAEVSLSSLVDYPYQARIVELLILHSGKIFDLSLSPLSASPLAGESSPFELKGTNFSAEDKEQHLKRHSKSLVDIKEQSSKVYKRHSSIIPSTLLMDEVKDVKHKPGARDSSAAMFEISEKFPSEPSLQEGQKSAFSKSNHNVANVQMRPPRSRLASRPISMPAERLLNPSQLNEKNCRNVKERDRSPTIEETLDRTKTYSACCRNSYYDTQSLRRTWVKQYKHYNITPRTAMIMANVPQESRQNDTLSASSPASYNLGSTSGNTVLPNKPHTAAVRQVQTAKKEASSFDGYPASSGFRAPRTLQPPPGTFYKPPSINQEKQAADLVPKTYAAATSNSETGQGDTVKNPSDCDATSSVSSAQLPSPNSSPEDLSQSDVRPVYQRLRPRRLQELENREAHFV from the exons AAAATCAAGACTGTTTACATCAAGTGGTTCATGAGAGGCTCGGTGATCTGCTCCGAGTCCTGAAGGCCGTCATCAGCAAACACCAGACGCTCAACTCGGTAGACATTCTTGGGGCAGCCGGAACCGTCATTGCCAAAGTGAAAG GTGTTAATTTCAAGGAAGTGAATGAAGACAACAAACGAGAAATATTTTCATCCATTGACACATTGGCTTTTACCTTTGGCAATGT AGTGTCTGATTTCCTTATGGGCGATGTAGACAGCGGTTCGGCATTGGGGCTTCCCCAGACTCGGAGAAGTCgg TCTTTTGAGAACCTCTCGGTGGAGTCGGGAGGATTACTTGCTGAGAAGGATGATCTTCAGG GTCATCTTCGTGCAGAGGAAGTTGACAACGTGCTGCTGAAAAATGACAGTGGGATCGAGTCGGCCCTGCTGTACGCCAAGGCCTGGTCCAAGTATACCAAAGATGTTCTGTCATGGGTGGAGAAGCGGCTCAGCTTGG ATATGGAGTGTGCAAAGAACTTTGTAAAAATGGCTGAATCTGCAAAAGCCCTTGTGGGTCAGCAG gaACACATGCCATTCCGTGAAATTTACACCTCTGCCTTTCAAAACGACATTGAATACAGCCAGCTCTTACTGCAAACAGCCACTGCTCTCCAAACAAACAAATTCATTCAG CCTCTTTTGGCCAGAAGGAATGAACTAGATAAACTACGCAAAGAAATCAAAGAACAATGGCAGAGGGAACAAAAGAAAATG CAAGAAGCAGATTCAGCTTTGAGAAAGGCCAAGCTTTTGAACGACCAGCGTCACGAAGAATACGAAAAGGCCAAATCCGCGACAATTCGGGCAGAGGAGGAGCAGCTGGGATTGAGTGGAGGCCTTACTAAAGATGGCAGCAAAGTGCTGGAGAAGAGGCGGCGCTTGGAGGAAGAGGCTCTTCAGAAA GCTGATGAAGCCAGTGAGCAACATAAAAACTGCAAAGCAGATTCCATTGAGAAGAGAATCAATCTGGAAAATGTGAAAAGTGAAATCTTGACACAACTCCGGGAACTGGTCTTCCAGTGTGATCTTACTTTGAAAGCG GTGACTGTCAATTTGTTCCAGATGCAGCAGGGGCAGGTGGTTTCTCTTCCAGTAAACTACCAGTCGCTGTGTGAAAGTGCCAAGCTGTATGAACCTGGGCAGCGCTACTCTGAGTTTGTCAAGAGCCTGCCAAAGGATGAAAGCCTGTTGGAGTCCTTTACTTTTGAGACACAGAtgtcccagactgaagg GCTGCAGTTTGGTAAAAGAACAATGAACAGTGCACATTCCTCACATGGAAACCTGTCGCAGATGTCGGTCACCTCTGGAGATTTTCAGTCTGTCGATGATGTTGATAGTCCAGTCCACATGCGCACAGGGAAGATGGGAGAAATGAGATCCAACAGCAGCACTGACATCCAAG CACTACGGGGGCAAGGGCCTTTCCGCGCCTGGCCGACTGGCAGTCAGGGAGGAGGGATGTGCAGTGACTCAGAAAGTGCAGGTGGGAGCAGTGAGTCCAGATCCATGGACTCCCCTACCGCCAGCCCAG GAGATTTTAAAAGAAGGCTGCCAAGAACCCCATCCACAGGCACCATGTCCTCAGCAGATGACCTTGATGAGAGAGAGCCACCTTCTCCTTCAGACAATG GTATAAATGAAATGACTTCTGAAATGGCAAGCTCCCCAGGACCCTTCAGGAATGCGCTCCTGTCCAAGGCCGCACAAACCCACAAGCTCAGAAAACTGAGAGCTCCTTCAAAATGCAGGGAGTGTGACAGCCTGGTGGTGTTTCAGGGGGCAGAGTGTGAGGAG TGTTCACTTGCTTGTCACAAGAAATGCTTGGAGACCCTAGCTATTCAGTGTGGCCACAAGAAACTGCATGGTCGTCTCCATCTGTTTGGGGTTGATTTTGCTCTTGCTACCAAAAATAACCCAGATGGAATACCTTTTATAATCAAAAAGTGCACCTCTGAAATCGAAAACAGGGCTCTCAACATAAAG GGTATTTATCGGGTAAACGGAGCTAAATCAAGGGTTGAAAAGCTTTGCCAGGCATTTGAAAATGGGAAGGACTTGGTGGAGCTTTCTGATCTGTATCCACATGACATCAGCAACGTGCTAAAACTTTACCTGCGACAG CTCCCAGAGCCACTGATTTTGTTTCGTCATTATAATGAATTTATTGGCCTGGCCAAAGAGAGCCAGCAGGTCAACACTGAGGAAGTAGATGGCCCCGGCACAGAGAAGCCTCACCTGAGCATTGAGTTGAACCGAATTATCTTCAAAATTCGAGACGTCTTGAAGCAGCTGCCCCGGGCCCACTACAACACTCTGCAGTTCCTCATAAGACACCTGTGCAG AGTGGCAGAaaaacaggaagaaaacaaaatgacagCCAGCAATCTGGGAATCATTTTTGGGCCCACGTTAATCAAGCCAAGGCAGACGGATGCTGAGGTTTCTCTCTCGTCCCTTGTGGATTACCCCTATCAGGCTCGGATTGTGGAGCTGCTCATTTTGCACAGTGGAAAAATCTTCGATCTCTCTTTAAGCCCTTTGTCAGCCTCGCCTCTGGCTGGAGAGAGCTCACCATTTGAACTGAAAGGCACAAACTTCTCAGCAGAGGacaaagaacaacatttaaaGAGGCACTCCAAATCATTAGTGGACATCAAAGAA CAGAGCTCTAAAGTATATAAAAGGCATTCTTCTATAATTCCATCTACTCTTTTGATGGATGAAGTAAAGGATGTGAAACACAAACCAGGTGCAAGAGATTCTTCTGCTG ctaTGTTTGAGATTTCTGAGAAATTCCCATCAGAGCCCAGTCTTCAAGAGGGGCAGAAATCGGCTTTTAGCAAATCGAATCACAATGTAGCCAATGTTCAAATGAGACCTCCACGATCCAGACTAGCTTCTCGGCCCATTAGCATGCCAGCTGAAAGACTATTAAACCCTTCCCAGCTAAATGAGAAGAATTGCAGAAATGTAAAAGAACGAGACAGGAGCCCCACGATTGAGGAAACTTTAGACAGAACAAAAACATATTCTGCATGCTGCCGGAATTCTTACTATGACACTCAGTCCTTAAGGAGAACATGGGTCAAGCAGTACAAACATTATAATATCACACCCAGGACTGCTATGATTATGGCAAACGTACCCCAGGAAAGTCGGCAAAATGACACCCTCTCTGCCTCTTCACCAGCAAGCTACAATCTTGGGAGCACTTCTGGGAATACTGTGCTCCCCAATAAGCCACACACTGCAGCCGTTAGGCAAGTACAGACAGCAAAAAAAGAGGCTAGTTCTTTTGATGGCTATCCTGCTTCCTCTGGCTTCAGAGCACCGAGAACCTTGCAGCCTCCTCCAGGGACTTTCTACAAACCTCCTTCTATTAACCAAGAAAAACAAGCTGCAGATTTAGTGCCAAAAACATATGCTGCAGCCACAAGTAACTCTGAGACTGGGCAGGGTGATACTGTGAAAAACCCAAGCGACTGTGACGCCACATCCAGTGTTTCATCTGCCCAGCTGCCCTCTCCCAACTCCAGCCCTGAAGATCTGAGCCAAAGCGATGTCAGGCCAGTTTATCAAAGGCTGCGGCCCAGGCGCCTGCAAGAGTTAGAAAATAGGGAAGCACATTTTgtctaa
- the LOC117417083 gene encoding rho GTPase-activating protein 29-like isoform X2, which yields MGDVDSGSALGLPQTRRSRSFENLSVESGGLLAEKDDLQGHLRAEEVDNVLLKNDSGIESALLYAKAWSKYTKDVLSWVEKRLSLDMECAKNFVKMAESAKALVGQQEHMPFREIYTSAFQNDIEYSQLLLQTATALQTNKFIQPLLARRNELDKLRKEIKEQWQREQKKMQEADSALRKAKLLNDQRHEEYEKAKSATIRAEEEQLGLSGGLTKDGSKVLEKRRRLEEEALQKADEASEQHKNCKADSIEKRINLENVKSEILTQLRELVFQCDLTLKAVTVNLFQMQQGQVVSLPVNYQSLCESAKLYEPGQRYSEFVKSLPKDESLLESFTFETQMSQTEGLQFGKRTMNSAHSSHGNLSQMSVTSGDFQSVDDVDSPVHMRTGKMGEMRSNSSTDIQALRGQGPFRAWPTGSQGGGMCSDSESAGGSSESRSMDSPTASPGDFKRRLPRTPSTGTMSSADDLDEREPPSPSDNGINEMTSEMASSPGPFRNALLSKAAQTHKLRKLRAPSKCRECDSLVVFQGAECEECSLACHKKCLETLAIQCGHKKLHGRLHLFGVDFALATKNNPDGIPFIIKKCTSEIENRALNIKGIYRVNGAKSRVEKLCQAFENGKDLVELSDLYPHDISNVLKLYLRQLPEPLILFRHYNEFIGLAKESQQVNTEEVDGPGTEKPHLSIELNRIIFKIRDVLKQLPRAHYNTLQFLIRHLCRVAEKQEENKMTASNLGIIFGPTLIKPRQTDAEVSLSSLVDYPYQARIVELLILHSGKIFDLSLSPLSASPLAGESSPFELKGTNFSAEDKEQHLKRHSKSLVDIKEQSSKVYKRHSSIIPSTLLMDEVKDVKHKPGARDSSAAMFEISEKFPSEPSLQEGQKSAFSKSNHNVANVQMRPPRSRLASRPISMPAERLLNPSQLNEKNCRNVKERDRSPTIEETLDRTKTYSACCRNSYYDTQSLRRTWVKQYKHYNITPRTAMIMANVPQESRQNDTLSASSPASYNLGSTSGNTVLPNKPHTAAVRQVQTAKKEASSFDGYPASSGFRAPRTLQPPPGTFYKPPSINQEKQAADLVPKTYAAATSNSETGQGDTVKNPSDCDATSSVSSAQLPSPNSSPEDLSQSDVRPVYQRLRPRRLQELENREAHFV from the exons ATGGGCGATGTAGACAGCGGTTCGGCATTGGGGCTTCCCCAGACTCGGAGAAGTCgg TCTTTTGAGAACCTCTCGGTGGAGTCGGGAGGATTACTTGCTGAGAAGGATGATCTTCAGG GTCATCTTCGTGCAGAGGAAGTTGACAACGTGCTGCTGAAAAATGACAGTGGGATCGAGTCGGCCCTGCTGTACGCCAAGGCCTGGTCCAAGTATACCAAAGATGTTCTGTCATGGGTGGAGAAGCGGCTCAGCTTGG ATATGGAGTGTGCAAAGAACTTTGTAAAAATGGCTGAATCTGCAAAAGCCCTTGTGGGTCAGCAG gaACACATGCCATTCCGTGAAATTTACACCTCTGCCTTTCAAAACGACATTGAATACAGCCAGCTCTTACTGCAAACAGCCACTGCTCTCCAAACAAACAAATTCATTCAG CCTCTTTTGGCCAGAAGGAATGAACTAGATAAACTACGCAAAGAAATCAAAGAACAATGGCAGAGGGAACAAAAGAAAATG CAAGAAGCAGATTCAGCTTTGAGAAAGGCCAAGCTTTTGAACGACCAGCGTCACGAAGAATACGAAAAGGCCAAATCCGCGACAATTCGGGCAGAGGAGGAGCAGCTGGGATTGAGTGGAGGCCTTACTAAAGATGGCAGCAAAGTGCTGGAGAAGAGGCGGCGCTTGGAGGAAGAGGCTCTTCAGAAA GCTGATGAAGCCAGTGAGCAACATAAAAACTGCAAAGCAGATTCCATTGAGAAGAGAATCAATCTGGAAAATGTGAAAAGTGAAATCTTGACACAACTCCGGGAACTGGTCTTCCAGTGTGATCTTACTTTGAAAGCG GTGACTGTCAATTTGTTCCAGATGCAGCAGGGGCAGGTGGTTTCTCTTCCAGTAAACTACCAGTCGCTGTGTGAAAGTGCCAAGCTGTATGAACCTGGGCAGCGCTACTCTGAGTTTGTCAAGAGCCTGCCAAAGGATGAAAGCCTGTTGGAGTCCTTTACTTTTGAGACACAGAtgtcccagactgaagg GCTGCAGTTTGGTAAAAGAACAATGAACAGTGCACATTCCTCACATGGAAACCTGTCGCAGATGTCGGTCACCTCTGGAGATTTTCAGTCTGTCGATGATGTTGATAGTCCAGTCCACATGCGCACAGGGAAGATGGGAGAAATGAGATCCAACAGCAGCACTGACATCCAAG CACTACGGGGGCAAGGGCCTTTCCGCGCCTGGCCGACTGGCAGTCAGGGAGGAGGGATGTGCAGTGACTCAGAAAGTGCAGGTGGGAGCAGTGAGTCCAGATCCATGGACTCCCCTACCGCCAGCCCAG GAGATTTTAAAAGAAGGCTGCCAAGAACCCCATCCACAGGCACCATGTCCTCAGCAGATGACCTTGATGAGAGAGAGCCACCTTCTCCTTCAGACAATG GTATAAATGAAATGACTTCTGAAATGGCAAGCTCCCCAGGACCCTTCAGGAATGCGCTCCTGTCCAAGGCCGCACAAACCCACAAGCTCAGAAAACTGAGAGCTCCTTCAAAATGCAGGGAGTGTGACAGCCTGGTGGTGTTTCAGGGGGCAGAGTGTGAGGAG TGTTCACTTGCTTGTCACAAGAAATGCTTGGAGACCCTAGCTATTCAGTGTGGCCACAAGAAACTGCATGGTCGTCTCCATCTGTTTGGGGTTGATTTTGCTCTTGCTACCAAAAATAACCCAGATGGAATACCTTTTATAATCAAAAAGTGCACCTCTGAAATCGAAAACAGGGCTCTCAACATAAAG GGTATTTATCGGGTAAACGGAGCTAAATCAAGGGTTGAAAAGCTTTGCCAGGCATTTGAAAATGGGAAGGACTTGGTGGAGCTTTCTGATCTGTATCCACATGACATCAGCAACGTGCTAAAACTTTACCTGCGACAG CTCCCAGAGCCACTGATTTTGTTTCGTCATTATAATGAATTTATTGGCCTGGCCAAAGAGAGCCAGCAGGTCAACACTGAGGAAGTAGATGGCCCCGGCACAGAGAAGCCTCACCTGAGCATTGAGTTGAACCGAATTATCTTCAAAATTCGAGACGTCTTGAAGCAGCTGCCCCGGGCCCACTACAACACTCTGCAGTTCCTCATAAGACACCTGTGCAG AGTGGCAGAaaaacaggaagaaaacaaaatgacagCCAGCAATCTGGGAATCATTTTTGGGCCCACGTTAATCAAGCCAAGGCAGACGGATGCTGAGGTTTCTCTCTCGTCCCTTGTGGATTACCCCTATCAGGCTCGGATTGTGGAGCTGCTCATTTTGCACAGTGGAAAAATCTTCGATCTCTCTTTAAGCCCTTTGTCAGCCTCGCCTCTGGCTGGAGAGAGCTCACCATTTGAACTGAAAGGCACAAACTTCTCAGCAGAGGacaaagaacaacatttaaaGAGGCACTCCAAATCATTAGTGGACATCAAAGAA CAGAGCTCTAAAGTATATAAAAGGCATTCTTCTATAATTCCATCTACTCTTTTGATGGATGAAGTAAAGGATGTGAAACACAAACCAGGTGCAAGAGATTCTTCTGCTG ctaTGTTTGAGATTTCTGAGAAATTCCCATCAGAGCCCAGTCTTCAAGAGGGGCAGAAATCGGCTTTTAGCAAATCGAATCACAATGTAGCCAATGTTCAAATGAGACCTCCACGATCCAGACTAGCTTCTCGGCCCATTAGCATGCCAGCTGAAAGACTATTAAACCCTTCCCAGCTAAATGAGAAGAATTGCAGAAATGTAAAAGAACGAGACAGGAGCCCCACGATTGAGGAAACTTTAGACAGAACAAAAACATATTCTGCATGCTGCCGGAATTCTTACTATGACACTCAGTCCTTAAGGAGAACATGGGTCAAGCAGTACAAACATTATAATATCACACCCAGGACTGCTATGATTATGGCAAACGTACCCCAGGAAAGTCGGCAAAATGACACCCTCTCTGCCTCTTCACCAGCAAGCTACAATCTTGGGAGCACTTCTGGGAATACTGTGCTCCCCAATAAGCCACACACTGCAGCCGTTAGGCAAGTACAGACAGCAAAAAAAGAGGCTAGTTCTTTTGATGGCTATCCTGCTTCCTCTGGCTTCAGAGCACCGAGAACCTTGCAGCCTCCTCCAGGGACTTTCTACAAACCTCCTTCTATTAACCAAGAAAAACAAGCTGCAGATTTAGTGCCAAAAACATATGCTGCAGCCACAAGTAACTCTGAGACTGGGCAGGGTGATACTGTGAAAAACCCAAGCGACTGTGACGCCACATCCAGTGTTTCATCTGCCCAGCTGCCCTCTCCCAACTCCAGCCCTGAAGATCTGAGCCAAAGCGATGTCAGGCCAGTTTATCAAAGGCTGCGGCCCAGGCGCCTGCAAGAGTTAGAAAATAGGGAAGCACATTTTgtctaa